From one Desulfuromonadales bacterium genomic stretch:
- a CDS encoding GerMN domain-containing protein, translating to MKGKSWRGRLVLLAFLFILLTFGLLVARKYLSTPPSGPEPATVVSEPKQLREVVLYFGSPDGSFLVAEARQIEDCLTEADCLRATVQSLVDGPLTDLVAVLPSHAQVRGVTASDGTATIDFSRDLVSGHPGGSVSELLTIYSLADTLAENFPHLRQVRILVEGEPVETLKGHVDLREPVKADFSFTHPPEGSATAAQTPVAPEGKPAAEPGRNSQ from the coding sequence ATGAAAGGCAAATCCTGGCGTGGCCGCCTCGTCCTGCTGGCCTTCCTGTTCATCCTGCTGACCTTCGGTCTTCTCGTCGCCCGCAAGTACCTCTCAACGCCGCCCTCGGGACCGGAGCCGGCGACGGTCGTCTCGGAGCCGAAGCAGTTGCGCGAGGTGGTACTGTATTTCGGCAGTCCCGACGGCAGCTTTCTGGTCGCCGAGGCCCGCCAGATCGAGGACTGTCTGACCGAAGCCGATTGCCTCCGGGCAACCGTCCAGTCCCTGGTGGACGGCCCCCTCACCGACCTGGTTGCCGTTCTCCCTTCGCATGCACAGGTCCGCGGTGTCACTGCAAGTGACGGGACCGCCACCATCGATTTCAGCCGCGATCTGGTGAGTGGGCATCCCGGCGGCAGTGTTTCCGAACTGCTGACCATATACAGCCTCGCCGACACGCTGGCCGAAAACTTCCCCCATCTCCGCCAGGTGCGTATTCTGGTGGAGGGAGAACCGGTCGAAACCCTGAAAGGGCACGTCGACCTGCGCGAGCCGGTCAAGGCCGATTTCAGCTTTACCCACCCTCCCGAAGGTTCGGCAACGGCAGCGCAGACGCCGGTGGCCCCCGAGGGGAAACCGGCTGCAGAGCCGGGGAGGAATTCACAATGA
- the murI gene encoding glutamate racemase has product MSERAIGVFDSGVGGLTVFKELLRLLPGEQLIYLGDTARVPYGTKSPRTVLRYAMEASAFLVEQGVKMLVVACNTASSVALPALEERFSLPVIGVIEPGARRALQLTGNRRVGVIGTEGTVKSGAYTRAIHAHDPGVEVFTAPCPLFVPLAEEGWASHPVARLAAAEYLAPLQEHGIDTLVLGCTHYPLLKATLHQVLGDGVELVDSAEETARVVAALLAARQLSRCSPPGAPRFFVTDVPTRFERVGGAFLGAALQGVEQVELD; this is encoded by the coding sequence GTGTCTGAACGTGCCATCGGAGTGTTCGATTCGGGAGTCGGCGGGCTGACCGTTTTCAAGGAACTCCTGCGCCTGCTGCCCGGCGAACAACTCATCTATCTCGGGGATACGGCGCGGGTCCCCTACGGGACCAAGAGCCCGCGAACGGTCCTGCGCTATGCCATGGAGGCCTCCGCGTTCCTGGTCGAGCAGGGAGTGAAGATGCTGGTTGTGGCCTGCAACACCGCTTCTTCGGTGGCCCTGCCGGCGCTGGAGGAGCGCTTCAGTCTGCCGGTCATCGGCGTCATCGAACCCGGTGCCCGCCGGGCGCTCCAGCTCACCGGCAACCGCCGGGTCGGAGTCATCGGCACCGAGGGAACGGTGAAGAGCGGCGCCTACACCCGGGCCATCCACGCCCACGACCCCGGGGTCGAAGTCTTCACTGCGCCCTGCCCGCTGTTCGTGCCGCTGGCCGAAGAGGGGTGGGCGAGCCATCCCGTTGCCCGGCTCGCGGCCGCCGAATATCTGGCGCCCCTGCAGGAACACGGAATCGACACCCTGGTTCTCGGCTGCACCCATTATCCTCTCCTCAAGGCAACCCTGCACCAGGTTCTCGGTGACGGGGTTGAGCTGGTTGACTCGGCGGAAGAAACCGCCCGCGTGGTGGCGGCGCTGCTCGCGGCCCGACAACTCTCCCGTTGCAGCCCGCCGGGCGCCCCACGATTCTTCGTCACCGATGTGCCCACCCGCTTCGAGCGGGTCGGCGGCGCCTTTCTCGGCGCCGCCCTGCAGGGGGTGGAACAGGTTGAGCTGGACTAG
- a CDS encoding 2-hydroxyacyl-CoA dehydratase, whose amino-acid sequence MVGFTTTIPLEVLIAAERRPVDLNNIFITDPDPQGLIEDAEVAGFPRNICGWIKGLYGVVRRHDIKEIVAVTEGDCSNTKALMEVLTLQGVTTVPFAYPFDRSAETLTHEIDKLARHFGVTLHQCEAARVRLERVRGKVHEIDRLNWQEDRVSGSESHTFQVCTSDMNGDVDAFEAEVDTFLAEAGRRQPLRQSLRLAYIGVPPIFADLYETLEGMGARVVFNETQRQFSMPYPVDSLVEQYRRYTYPYDIFTRLADIETEIARRRVDGVIHYVQAFCFRQIEDLIVRQRLKTPILTLEGDRPGLLDARTRIRLEGFIEMLKARKP is encoded by the coding sequence ATGGTCGGATTCACCACCACCATCCCTCTCGAGGTCCTGATCGCCGCTGAACGGCGGCCCGTCGACCTCAACAACATCTTCATCACCGATCCCGACCCCCAGGGGCTTATCGAGGATGCCGAGGTGGCGGGGTTTCCCCGCAACATCTGCGGCTGGATCAAGGGGCTTTACGGCGTCGTCCGGCGGCACGACATCAAGGAGATTGTGGCGGTCACCGAAGGGGACTGCTCGAACACCAAGGCGCTGATGGAGGTGCTGACCCTGCAGGGGGTGACCACCGTTCCCTTTGCCTACCCTTTTGACCGCTCGGCCGAGACCCTGACCCACGAGATCGACAAACTGGCCCGCCACTTCGGCGTCACTTTGCACCAGTGCGAAGCGGCCAGGGTGCGCCTGGAACGGGTGCGCGGCAAGGTGCACGAGATCGACCGGCTGAACTGGCAGGAGGACCGGGTGAGCGGAAGTGAAAGCCACACCTTCCAGGTCTGCACCTCGGACATGAACGGCGACGTCGATGCTTTCGAGGCCGAGGTCGACACCTTCCTGGCCGAGGCCGGCCGGCGGCAGCCGCTTCGCCAGAGTTTGCGACTGGCCTACATCGGTGTGCCGCCGATCTTCGCCGATCTCTATGAAACCCTCGAAGGGATGGGCGCCCGGGTCGTCTTCAACGAAACCCAGCGCCAGTTCTCCATGCCCTACCCCGTCGACTCCCTGGTTGAGCAGTACCGGCGCTATACCTACCCCTACGACATCTTCACCCGCCTGGCCGACATCGAGACCGAGATCGCCCGGCGCCGGGTCGACGGCGTCATTCATTACGTTCAGGCCTTCTGCTTCCGGCAGATCGAGGATCTGATCGTCCGCCAGCGCCTCAAGACGCCGATCCTCACCCTGGAAGGGGACCGCCCCGGCCTACTGGATGCCCGCACCCGCATCCGCCTCGAAGGGTTCATTGAGATGCTCAAGGCGAGGAAACCGTGA
- a CDS encoding acyl-CoA dehydratase activase, with protein sequence MTGLGIDLGSRQAKFALLDGHKIVWLKVFDTIPFYKLYGGMRGGKLTLDFDAMGLLAAEERRAAALVATGYGRNTIDLEGARVVPEIQAHVAGARFQTDLDTFTLLDMGGQDSKVARLENGILVDFVMNDKCAASSGRYLENMAKVLDISLEDLSRHYRDPVPLDATCGIFGESELIGKIIEGHSLERLCAGVNNTLIKRVAPMLRRFPTDTIVLTGGVAKSPAFKELLQEASGADIIVPKHPQHNGAIGCAVLAGR encoded by the coding sequence GTGACCGGACTCGGCATCGACCTCGGCAGTCGGCAGGCCAAGTTCGCCCTCCTCGACGGCCACAAGATTGTCTGGTTGAAGGTCTTCGACACCATCCCCTTCTACAAGCTCTACGGCGGCATGCGCGGCGGCAAACTGACCCTCGACTTCGACGCCATGGGGCTGCTCGCCGCCGAGGAGCGCCGGGCGGCGGCCCTGGTGGCAACCGGCTACGGACGCAACACCATCGACCTGGAGGGTGCCCGGGTCGTTCCGGAAATCCAGGCGCATGTGGCCGGGGCCCGCTTCCAGACCGACCTCGACACCTTCACCCTGCTCGACATGGGCGGGCAGGACTCCAAGGTCGCGCGCCTGGAAAACGGGATTCTCGTCGACTTCGTCATGAACGACAAATGCGCCGCCTCCTCCGGGCGGTACCTGGAGAACATGGCCAAGGTGCTCGACATCTCGCTGGAGGATCTCTCGCGCCACTACCGCGATCCGGTCCCCCTCGACGCAACCTGCGGCATCTTCGGCGAAAGCGAACTGATCGGCAAGATCATCGAGGGGCACTCCCTCGAGCGGCTCTGCGCCGGTGTAAACAACACACTGATCAAGCGAGTGGCACCGATGCTGCGGCGCTTCCCCACCGACACCATCGTTCTGACCGGCGGCGTGGCAAAGAGCCCTGCCTTCAAGGAACTCTTGCAAGAGGCGAGCGGGGCGGATATCATCGTCCCCAAGCATCCTCAGCACAACGGCGCGATCGGCTGCGCGGTGCTGGCCGGCCGGTAA